CACCAACGAGCCCTTGGGGGCGGGGACGGTCGAGGTGAGTTATGGGACCAGCCGCGACGCGGCCGGCGGCGAAGTGCTCAAGATTCCGCCGATCGCACCCGACGGCAAGCCTCATACCTGGTCCCTCGACTACGATCCCGAGGGCCGCATGTACGCCCTGGAAGATGAGGTAGACCGCGTCAGGCAAGAGGAGGCGCAGAATAGGGCGGCCAGGGCAGATCAGGCCGACCCCGCCGTGTCCATCGGCCTGCAAGGCGACGCGATTCAGCCGCTGACCATTCGGGTCAACCAGGGAGAGTGCCTGCGCATCTCGCTGAGAAACGGGATCGAAGACGAGCCAGCTAGCCTTCATATCCACGAGTCGGCTATGTATGTCAAAAGCACGGGCGCGGCGGCCATTGCAACCCTCCTCATCAGCCCAAAAACCCTGTTCACCGCCAGCTTCCAACTCTCCTTCGCTGCCGTAGCAGGCATCCTGCATGTTTCCTTGCGTTTGCGGGGCTGGATCAGGGCCACGCCCAGGGGCGCGTGGCTCTACCAGTGGCGCGCTGCACGTTACGCCCTGGACCTGCTGCTCATAAGCCTGGGGGCTCAGGTGGGTACCCTGCCGGTGACGCTGTCCATTTTTCACGCCTTTTCGGCCTACGCGTTACTGGCCAATCTCCTGGCCGTTCCGCTGGCGGGTTTTGCCGTGGTCGGGGGCGCGGTGTCCTTCATCGCTGCAGCCGTCTGGCCCGCCCTGGGCGACATATTTGCCCAGGCGCTCTGGCTGGACCTGACCGTCCTCATGCTGGCCGTTGAGCAATTGTCGCGCTTGCCGCATCCCCAGGTGCTGGTGGGCCAGCCCGGTGTGGCGGCAACCCTAATTCTGCTGGCAGCTGCCGCCGGCTTGCCCTACCTGTTCAAGCCGGGACGCCCCCGCTGGCGCTTGCGGTTGGCGGCGCTGGTGTTGCTCATTCCCGGGGTCCTGGTCTGGCGCAGCGCCTTCTCGCCACGGGAGTTGCGGGTGACCTTTCTGGACGTGGGGCAGGGTGACGCCATCCATCTGGCCCTGCCGGACGGGAGCCATGTGCTGCTGGACGCGGGGATCTGGACGCCGCGTTTTGATGCCGGAGAGCGGGTGGTGTGGCCCTATCTGCGCGGGCAGGGCATTGGGCGGCTGGCTGTAGCGGCCATCAGTCATCCGCAAGCGGACCATCTGGGCGGGCTGCCCTACCTGCTTCGGCAGCTGCCCATTGGCGAGTTGTGGGACAGCGCCCATCAAGTGAGCAATACGCTCTATAATCGGACGCGGCACCTGGCCGATTCACTGGGCGTGCCTATCCGGCGCCTGCAGGCCGGGGATTTCCTGTCGCTGGGGGCCGTGGAGATCCTGGTCCTTTCACCCGATAGCGCCGCCGCCACAGCGGCCAATGTGAACAACGCGTCACTGGTGCTGCTGCTGCATTACGGCCAGTCGTCCCTGCTGCTCATGGGCGATGCGGAGCGCTCAGTGGAGCG
This genomic window from Candidatus Neomarinimicrobiota bacterium contains:
- a CDS encoding DNA internalization-related competence protein ComEC/Rec2, with the translated sequence TNEPLGAGTVEVSYGTSRDAAGGEVLKIPPIAPDGKPHTWSLDYDPEGRMYALEDEVDRVRQEEAQNRAARADQADPAVSIGLQGDAIQPLTIRVNQGECLRISLRNGIEDEPASLHIHESAMYVKSTGAAAIATLLISPKTLFTASFQLSFAAVAGILHVSLRLRGWIRATPRGAWLYQWRAARYALDLLLISLGAQVGTLPVTLSIFHAFSAYALLANLLAVPLAGFAVVGGAVSFIAAAVWPALGDIFAQALWLDLTVLMLAVEQLSRLPHPQVLVGQPGVAATLILLAAAAGLPYLFKPGRPRWRLRLAALVLLIPGVLVWRSAFSPRELRVTFLDVGQGDAIHLALPDGSHVLLDAGIWTPRFDAGERVVWPYLRGQGIGRLAVAAISHPQADHLGGLPYLLRQLPIGELWDSAHQVSNTLYNRTRHLADSLGVPIRRLQAGDFLSLGAVEILVLSPDSAAATAANVNNASLVLLLHYGQSSLLLMGDAERSVERRLLAYGELLQADWLKVGHHGSATSSTAAFLQAVGARGAVISVGARNVYRHPSPEVVERLRATMAVVHRTDLDGALVLRSDGYDWTTVKWR